The DNA sequence TTATTTTACTCATCGATGCTAATGTTTTAAAAACGGGATACCAATCTTGTATATATCTACCTTTTTCAAAAAATATTCCTTTTGCTTTTAGGGCACTTACCCTAAACAATTTATTCCATAAATATCCTTCTAAATCTAAGTTCATCATCATTTGAGCAGTAGCTATACCATCTAAAAAATCGACTGAAACATTATATTTTTTTTGATAATTTTCTCCTTTTATATCATCATAAAAAATTTCATAACCACATATTGCTACATCAGATTTTTCTTTCTCTATTGTCAAAACCAATTTTTTTAGATAATCAGGGTGTAAATAATCATCAGGATCAATATAAATTAAATAATCCCCTCGAATATAATTATTAGCTAGATTTCTTGCCTCTGAAACTCCTTGATTTTCTTGGTTCAATAAAGTAATCTTTTCAGAATATTCATTTATATACTCTTTTATAATTTTTAATGAATTATCTGTTGAACCATCATTAACGATAATTAATTCAAAATTGCTATATGTTTGGCAAAATAACGACTCTAAACATTCTCTAATATACTTTCCGACATTAAATACTGGTATTATAATTGTAATCATTTTTCTCTCCCTATCAACTGTTCTTTAGTTCTTGATGAAGCTTGCATATAAATGCAAAACAAATCCAAACTAATACACTAAAATTTAATTTTATCATTGACATACCGTAAAATAAGGAGACAACAATTAAAAATATAATTATTATTCCCGATAATCCTATATTAAATAATTCAGTATTTTTTTTCATCAATCTAAAACTATATATTAAGATAGTTATTAAAATTGAGATAATTAACAGTAAACCAATAATACCATTCTCATAAATATATTGACTTATCGTAAACATTTTATATATTGTTGTATGACTGTTTTCATCAATTATATAAGTTCCATGACCAATTCCCATTCCGAATAATTTTGTCCCAAAAAAACGACTAATATTATTAAGTGCAATATAAAATGAATTACCGCGACTTAGTCCTGATCCAGCATACTCAAAATTGATATATTCAGTTATAGTTTCAATATTTAAAAAATTATCAAACCATGGATATATTTTACCTAATAAAATAATACTATTGTATCCACATATAGCCGTAATTAGTAGCCAAATCACACTTTTAATACTAGTTTTAAAAAACAAGACAATAGCAAAGCATAATACTACTAGGAAAATTGCAAATTTAATTTCACTTATTATAAAAATATAGAAAAATAAACATAAAAATACTATAAATTTTGAAAAGGAAACTTTTTTATCTAAATAATACATAAATAATATAGATAGAATTGCACATATTATTATGCCTAGTTCTGTTACTCCTCGTCCACCTAAAAGTCCACTAAGATAATCTTGACGAATATCTCCTGGGAGTTTTGGAACCCACTTTATCTTTGTTACTTTATCCTGAAAATATATAAAAGGAATTTGTAAAATAAAGAAGTACCATAATAATTTTATTATGTTGTAATATTTAATCTTATCCATATTAAAATTATAAGCACCCAAAAAGATAATAAAATAACGAGCATAATCGGTGTAGAAATCAATCATGTAATTTAAAATATTAATTTTATTTATAAATACAGAGCTTATAAATGTACATATAGTAAAAATAATTAATAAAAGATAAATTTTATCAAATAAAATTCTTCGTTTTAACATATAATATAATAATTTAAATAGAATAATTAAAACCAAAAAGTCTACACCAATTTTTATAAACTTTAAAATTCCTATTGTATCTGTAACAAAATAAACTGTCAACGCATAGAATAGGGTTACTATTATTAATAAATTGTCATGATTAAATAAAAAAATTCCCAAAAATAAAGCTAATAATACTATCAAAAATAAATTCATAAAATTTACATTTAATACTGCACTAGCAATTATTATACTAATAATCAATAATACAACACATAAGAAATAGACTAAATTTTTCTTCATACTCTATCCCTCTTAATAACACCCTATAAGAAATAATAAAAATTTAAATTTTGTTTGATAGTCTAAATTAGCATTAATCAATATATCCCATCTATTATGACTAAAGAAATTATTATATATTTTTTTTAGTATTATATTTTTATTAGTACTTTCTCCATTTTTTCTTAACATATACTTAGCATATAAACCATATATAGTATCAAAATTTAAAATATATTTTGTTACCTCATTACAATTTGCATGTGATAGTACATGTTTCTTAGCTTTATTACATTCATTAATATAATCATTGATTTTTTTCTCACTGAAATTACTAGTAATACTATCACTATTCATTCTATAGACATACAAAGGCTTATTTATAAACATTGCCTCTTTATAATATTCAATTACTTTAAAAGAAAGATGAATATCCTCATAATAGATTCCTTCTTCAAATTCAATTTTATTATCTTGCCAAATATCAGTTCGATAAATTTTATTGATAACTTGACAATTTAATTCTCTTGTTAATAAACTTTGATATAATTCATTTTTATTATAGATTCTCTCTTCATCTTTTTGTAATTTATTAAATGGTTGATGCTTGTTTTCATCCCAATATTGAAGTAAATCACAAATAACTAAAGGAACTTGATTTTGTTCTGCCTTATAATACATTTTACTGAACATTTCTTTATCCATAAAATCATCGCTATCAACAAAAGCAAGATATTTTCCTTTTACATACTTCAATGCAGCATTCCTTGCTGCACTTAAGCCTTTGTTTTCTTGATTAATAATAATAATCTTTTTTTCATATTCTTTAAGAATTTGCAAAGAATTATCTGTTGATCCATCATTAACTGCAATTATCTGAATATTATCTAAAGTTTGGTTCAACAAACTCTCCAAGCATTTTCGTAAAAATTTTTCTACATTATATACTGGTAAAATAATACTGACCTTATAATCATACATTTTGATCAACTACTTTCTAACTTTAATTATTCTTGCTGGAATTCCCACTACAACGCTATTATCAGGGATATTCCTATTGACAAGACAATTAGCTCCAATAACACAACCACTTCCAACCTCTACTCCGTCTAGAAATACTGCGCCTGATCCAATCCAACAATTATTACCTATTTTAATTCCTTTATTTGTTACTCCTTGCAATCTAATTGGGATCGTGAGATCTTGATAATTATGATTTTCTGAATGGAATCTAACATTTTGTCCCATTATTACATCATTTCCTATTTCTATTCCACCGGCAGAGCCAAAAAATCCATAATCTCCTATTCCACAATTATCACCAATTGAAAATCCTTTACCTAAATTTCTAATTGTTCCACTACATAAAATTCTACTGTAATCTCCAATACGTACATTACTACCTATCTTAACCCCATTAAGAGATAATGCATCAATTACAACATTATCTCCTATATTTACCCCTTTATTAATTGTAACTTTTTTAGATACTTTAATCTTTGTCTTTTTTCCTACAAAAAATAATCTACTATTTTTTTTTACAAATAGGAATTTTATATTACCTCTGATTAAGTTAAATATCATTTCAATACTTTTATGAATAAGATAACTAAAGGGGATATTAGGATCTAATTCGAAATCATTTCCTTTTATTTTTTTTACAATTTTTTTTATTATCATGATATCTTTTCCTTTAAAATTCTATTGTATATATTGTTAATCTCTTGATAATGCTGTGATAAGGTTATATTAAATTCGTCATTTAAAATATTATGATTCATATTTTCTATTAACGATTTATCTTCGTATAATGTTACTAAAGTTTTAACTATATCTTCGCTACTATCCTGAATAATAATTCCTTTATTAAAGTTTCCTTTTAAAATATCTTTACTTCCAACTTTATCAGTTAGTAATACGGGAACCCCATAGCTAATTGCTTCTAAAGTAATAAATCCAAAAGTTTCATAGCATCTACTAGGTACAATTAATAAGTCCGTTTCCTTAAAGATTTTTTCTAAATCGCTATATACATATTTCCCGTTAACCTTTATATTTTCATCTATCTGTCCAATATAACTAGTATTTCCGTATACATTTAAACTAATATTTGAATAGCCTAACTCTTTTAATATCTTCATTGCAGTTATTAATAAATTGAAACCCTTATAGGGTTTATCCGGTCCCAAATATGTTAGTCTTAACTTATATGGATTTAAATACTTTTTTTGTCGGTTATCTCGAATATCTTTGTGTGTAATAGATACTATATCTCCTTTTGTAGCAATATCAATATATTTACTATATACCTTTTTAGTTATTTCACTGTTAAATATAAACCTATCTACCAGAGTGAACATTTCTTCATAGTATTTTAATAATAACTCATAATTACTACTTTGAGCGTTATACTTAGTCAGTAGAATATTTTCTCCTATACCATCCAAACTCTTATCAGATTTAATATAAGATTTTAAAATTTTTATTTTATCTATCATTCCAAGATTTTTCATCAGCCGATATTCTTTAGATTGAAGAATCCTTATTTTATTAAGACTGTCTGCTTTTAAGTTACAATTCGAACATTTATTAGAATTCCTATCTTCACAAATAATAGAATTTGAATCTAAAAAATTAACCTTAAGACACAAACCAAAATAATCATGTGTTGTATAAACTATAGGAATAGTTAGCTCTTTTGCAGCAATTAAAAATTCTTTATGCAACCCCATTAACGTATGCAAGTTAATAATCTCTATTTTATTTGAATTCAAAAACTCTCTGTATACGATATAATCTGTAGATTGCATAAATGCTTCTGGATTTTGAATTCCATTCAGAAGCGGTACCGGTAATGGATTAATTAACTCATAAACGTTGATTCCATTAACTACTTTATAACGCTTTATAATAGTCTCATTACTATTTCTTTTTAACT is a window from the Turicibacter bilis genome containing:
- a CDS encoding glycosyltransferase, with amino-acid sequence MKILHYTLGLPPYRSGGLTKYTYDLMKEQVKNGEDVYLLFPGQLKRNSNETIIKRYKVVNGINVYELINPLPVPLLNGIQNPEAFMQSTDYIVYREFLNSNKIEIINLHTLMGLHKEFLIAAKELTIPIVYTTHDYFGLCLKVNFLDSNSIICEDRNSNKCSNCNLKADSLNKIRILQSKEYRLMKNLGMIDKIKILKSYIKSDKSLDGIGENILLTKYNAQSSNYELLLKYYEEMFTLVDRFIFNSEITKKVYSKYIDIATKGDIVSITHKDIRDNRQKKYLNPYKLRLTYLGPDKPYKGFNLLITAMKILKELGYSNISLNVYGNTSYIGQIDENIKVNGKYVYSDLEKIFKETDLLIVPSRCYETFGFITLEAISYGVPVLLTDKVGSKDILKGNFNKGIIIQDSSEDIVKTLVTLYEDKSLIENMNHNILNDEFNITLSQHYQEINNIYNRILKEKIS
- a CDS encoding acyltransferase, which gives rise to MIIKKIVKKIKGNDFELDPNIPFSYLIHKSIEMIFNLIRGNIKFLFVKKNSRLFFVGKKTKIKVSKKVTINKGVNIGDNVVIDALSLNGVKIGSNVRIGDYSRILCSGTIRNLGKGFSIGDNCGIGDYGFFGSAGGIEIGNDVIMGQNVRFHSENHNYQDLTIPIRLQGVTNKGIKIGNNCWIGSGAVFLDGVEVGSGCVIGANCLVNRNIPDNSVVVGIPARIIKVRK
- a CDS encoding glycosyltransferase; amino-acid sequence: MYDYKVSIILPVYNVEKFLRKCLESLLNQTLDNIQIIAVNDGSTDNSLQILKEYEKKIIIINQENKGLSAARNAALKYVKGKYLAFVDSDDFMDKEMFSKMYYKAEQNQVPLVICDLLQYWDENKHQPFNKLQKDEERIYNKNELYQSLLTRELNCQVINKIYRTDIWQDNKIEFEEGIYYEDIHLSFKVIEYYKEAMFINKPLYVYRMNSDSITSNFSEKKINDYINECNKAKKHVLSHANCNEVTKYILNFDTIYGLYAKYMLRKNGESTNKNIILKKIYNNFFSHNRWDILINANLDYQTKFKFLLFLIGCY
- a CDS encoding glycosyltransferase family 2 protein — encoded protein: MITIIIPVFNVGKYIRECLESLFCQTYSNFELIIVNDGSTDNSLKIIKEYINEYSEKITLLNQENQGVSEARNLANNYIRGDYLIYIDPDDYLHPDYLKKLVLTIEKEKSDVAICGYEIFYDDIKGENYQKKYNVSVDFLDGIATAQMMMNLDLEGYLWNKLFRVSALKAKGIFFEKGRYIQDWYPVFKTLASMSKITFINESLYFYRQRSTSTVYKKSKKKVDDYYYACRQIIKKAELLDIDSKIIAKFRVATFLAIATDIYYINDVDIIDLYQFSFENGYTELIDNVSILKNREISFKQKIKLLLWRGHAFYKIPIVIKHR